Proteins encoded by one window of Thermobaculum terrenum ATCC BAA-798:
- a CDS encoding glycosyltransferase: protein MFTRVPVKPVRLDSYEGVAPDEQLAEIQRLSNKFKDARVLHVNATAFGGGVAEILSTMVPMMQDLGMHAEWQVIRGATEFFEVTKAFHNALQGMPIPVTQHMLDIYLRYSNMNADLFDEDYDFVVMHDPQVVAIRRLLKERGAGTKGFWIWRCHIDLTDAQPKVWEFIKPYVECHDAVIFTMEKYVKSGLSVRHIAIIPPAIDPLSPKNVELPESTIHDVLSRYGIDQTRPLISQISRYDPWKDPLGVIDVYRLVKKEVPELQLAMVATLASDDPEGIDWFGKTARHAGEDPDIYLLASTKDNSVDVNVFQRSSQVVLQRSKREGFGLVVTEALWKGTPVVGTSAGGIPMQVLDGVNGFIADNNELAAEKVIWLLRNPDDRIRMGVAGREHVRQHFLITRYLLDYLRLFDKLYSERSTEMAATQDDHQQVVEG, encoded by the coding sequence ATGTTCACTCGGGTGCCTGTCAAACCTGTTCGCCTGGATTCCTATGAAGGAGTTGCCCCTGACGAGCAATTAGCTGAGATTCAGAGGCTCAGCAACAAGTTCAAGGACGCCAGAGTGCTTCACGTAAACGCCACAGCTTTTGGTGGAGGGGTAGCTGAGATACTCAGCACGATGGTTCCTATGATGCAGGACCTTGGCATGCATGCAGAGTGGCAAGTCATTCGGGGTGCGACTGAGTTTTTCGAGGTAACCAAAGCCTTCCATAACGCCCTACAAGGCATGCCCATCCCAGTTACCCAGCATATGCTGGATATTTACCTGCGCTACAGCAATATGAACGCTGATCTGTTCGATGAAGATTACGACTTTGTAGTGATGCACGATCCGCAGGTGGTAGCTATTAGGCGACTCCTGAAGGAAAGGGGTGCAGGCACGAAAGGTTTCTGGATATGGCGATGTCATATAGATCTTACGGACGCTCAGCCCAAGGTATGGGAGTTTATAAAGCCCTATGTGGAATGCCACGATGCCGTTATCTTCACAATGGAGAAGTACGTCAAATCTGGGCTGTCTGTTCGGCACATAGCAATCATCCCCCCGGCTATTGATCCCCTAAGTCCCAAGAATGTTGAATTGCCCGAGTCGACAATCCATGACGTCCTATCAAGGTATGGCATAGATCAGACTCGCCCACTTATATCGCAGATATCACGTTATGATCCGTGGAAGGACCCTCTTGGTGTGATAGATGTCTATAGACTGGTCAAGAAGGAAGTACCAGAGTTACAGCTTGCCATGGTAGCTACGTTGGCAAGCGATGATCCCGAAGGCATAGACTGGTTCGGGAAGACCGCCAGGCATGCCGGTGAAGACCCTGACATCTACCTGCTGGCAAGCACTAAGGATAACAGTGTCGATGTCAATGTCTTTCAAAGATCCTCCCAGGTTGTCCTTCAACGCAGCAAACGTGAGGGATTCGGTCTGGTAGTGACAGAGGCACTCTGGAAAGGTACTCCGGTTGTGGGCACAAGTGCGGGCGGCATTCCCATGCAGGTTTTAGATGGAGTCAACGGATTCATAGCCGATAACAACGAACTGGCTGCTGAGAAGGTAATCTGGTTACTGAGGAATCCTGATGACAGGATAAGAATGGGTGTTGCTGGCAGGGAGCATGTCCGTCAGCACTTCCTTATTACTAGGTATCTACTTGACTATCTACGACTATTCGACAAGCTGTATAGTGAGCGGTCAACAGAGATGGCTGCCACACAGGATGATCATCAACAGGTGGTGGAAGGGTAA